One window of Catonella massiliensis genomic DNA carries:
- a CDS encoding Gfo/Idh/MocA family protein — protein MRIGILGTGNIARILAMTIKKVKVLELYAVSSRNNFRAKAFARYFNIPKAYGSYEEMVRDENVELVYIATPHSHHFEHIKLCISHKKAVLCEKAFTSSFEEAEEIKRLAAKNKIYVAEAMWTRYMPSRHIIKDIISSEVIGKISMVTVNLSYDVDEVERIQRPELAGGALLDLGVYGLNFITMYCGKDIDKISVTATKTETGVDGKECIVVVFKNGIMAVSVHGIYGRSDRCGVFYGEKGYIVVENINNPSSINVFDDSDKLIKHIDVPKQISGYEYELLETVECIKNGLLESKSMPLDESVYIMKLISNIKSKF, from the coding sequence ATGAGGATAGGGATATTAGGGACTGGCAACATTGCAAGAATTTTGGCTATGACAATAAAAAAAGTAAAAGTTTTAGAACTTTATGCTGTTTCATCTCGTAATAATTTTAGAGCAAAGGCTTTTGCAAGATATTTCAACATACCTAAAGCATATGGAAGCTATGAAGAGATGGTGCGTGATGAAAATGTTGAACTTGTGTATATTGCAACACCACATTCACATCATTTTGAGCATATAAAACTATGTATATCTCATAAGAAAGCAGTATTATGTGAAAAGGCATTTACATCCAGTTTTGAGGAAGCTGAAGAAATAAAAAGATTAGCAGCTAAAAATAAAATATATGTTGCAGAAGCAATGTGGACTAGATATATGCCTTCACGACATATAATTAAAGATATAATTTCTTCTGAAGTTATCGGTAAAATAAGTATGGTTACAGTAAATCTTTCTTACGATGTAGATGAAGTAGAAAGAATACAACGACCTGAACTTGCAGGAGGAGCATTATTGGATCTCGGTGTATATGGGCTAAATTTTATTACCATGTATTGTGGAAAAGACATTGATAAAATATCAGTGACAGCAACTAAAACAGAAACAGGAGTAGACGGCAAGGAATGTATAGTGGTTGTTTTTAAAAATGGAATTATGGCAGTCTCTGTTCATGGAATATATGGTCGCTCTGATAGATGTGGAGTATTTTATGGTGAAAAAGGCTATATAGTAGTTGAAAATATAAATAATCCTAGTTCAATAAATGTATTTGACGATTCCGATAAACTAATAAAACATATAGATGTGCCAAAGCAAATAAGCGGTTATGAATATGAACTCTTAGAAACAGTAGAATGTATTAAAAATGGATTACTTGAAAGCAAATCTATGCCACTTGATGAGAGTGTATATATAATGAAACTTATTAGTAACATAAAAAGTAAATTCTAG
- a CDS encoding IS110 family RNA-guided transposase — protein MMKLKYSICCGLDVHKNVIVATIVITNADGISEYKQKSFSTFNSDIRKFHSWLIENNCYHVCMESTGKYWIPIFNYLENDIEVCLTHPKYVKAIKGKKTDKKDSKWIADLYKFDLVRCSFIPPKDFRQLREIARYRFKLVCMKSSEKNRIQNCMTVSNVGIASVLSDPFGKTATEIMSYLLTHTSDSIDEKAVRRLIKKGAKAKSDEIIEAIRGYNIESDQAKKLELARSHLEYLDSMITQSEVELYVRMKPYYKFVELVSTMPGMTELSSTIVLAETGVDMSIFDDAKHLCSWCGLSPTNNESAGKKKSVRISKAGDYLKPMMVQCALAAIKSKKQPYFAIKYGRVKKRRGHKKAIIAIARMMIVCIYHIVSEEKPFNPIDYEELMSPKNHIERVILNENNVFAYLESLGYDSSKLVKRNDN, from the coding sequence ATGATGAAGTTAAAATACTCCATCTGCTGTGGGCTTGATGTCCACAAAAATGTTATCGTTGCAACCATCGTAATCACAAATGCTGATGGAATCTCTGAGTACAAGCAAAAATCATTTTCTACTTTCAACTCAGATATTAGAAAATTTCACAGCTGGCTAATCGAGAATAATTGTTATCATGTATGTATGGAATCCACTGGGAAATATTGGATTCCTATTTTTAATTATCTCGAGAATGACATAGAAGTCTGCCTTACCCATCCTAAATATGTCAAAGCCATCAAGGGAAAGAAAACTGATAAAAAAGACTCCAAATGGATTGCTGACCTCTACAAATTCGACCTTGTCAGATGCTCGTTCATTCCCCCTAAAGACTTCAGACAGCTGCGTGAAATCGCAAGATACCGTTTCAAACTGGTATGTATGAAATCTTCTGAGAAAAACCGCATACAAAACTGCATGACTGTTTCCAATGTCGGCATTGCCAGTGTACTGTCTGATCCTTTTGGCAAAACAGCCACAGAAATCATGTCGTATCTTCTTACACATACTTCTGATTCCATTGATGAAAAAGCTGTCCGCAGACTCATTAAAAAAGGGGCAAAAGCTAAATCCGATGAAATCATTGAGGCAATCAGGGGGTATAACATAGAATCTGATCAGGCTAAAAAGCTTGAACTTGCCCGAAGCCATCTGGAGTATCTTGATAGCATGATTACTCAATCTGAAGTTGAGCTTTATGTAAGGATGAAGCCTTACTACAAGTTCGTTGAACTTGTTTCTACAATGCCTGGGATGACCGAACTAAGTTCAACAATCGTTCTTGCTGAAACAGGCGTAGATATGAGCATCTTTGATGACGCAAAGCACCTGTGCTCATGGTGTGGGCTTTCACCTACTAACAATGAGTCAGCCGGTAAAAAGAAGTCTGTGCGGATTTCAAAAGCAGGAGATTACTTAAAGCCTATGATGGTGCAATGTGCACTTGCAGCAATCAAGAGCAAAAAGCAGCCTTATTTTGCAATCAAATATGGTCGAGTTAAAAAACGCCGTGGTCATAAGAAAGCAATCATTGCCATAGCACGAATGATGATAGTTTGCATTTATCACATAGTTTCAGAAGAAAAACCGTTTAATCCTATTGATTATGAAGAACTTATGTCTCCTAAAAATCATATAGAACGTGTGATTCTAAATGAAAACAATGTCTTTGCTTATCTTGAAAGCCTTGGTTATGATAGCTCAAAGTTAGTAAAACGCAACGATAACTAA
- a CDS encoding SpaA isopeptide-forming pilin-related protein, which produces MWKRYKYMILSFFFVVGIFVVGVKLPDFVSATGTDKTDKVRGSLSMSFYNGSTRLYNENSQIIDMSEAIRAEIEFYVKFNGSSDPTEHIGADDYVEFFVGNKLRFAGDDRSKSSLSLPAYDNVTGKKICDVTYTVDNTTGEIKARFDFKNADPDLLIKKGGYVKSILNFEVDPSKIDFVNITNETVRLYDKNYKVSGVKKDINLEYEGVLDPKEGVINWTATIDAKNLSIGPNAAFDLTGYKTVLKVNGDWNTTYTHGSFVPGSFTVNGVPKADADIAVVAAQAYEQYTYSIIAADQAGDKIGKLVITFKTKVDFNISSSTGRSYDGNAAIYEPDFRNGIDKQSNVNVKRFGSKSSVDLERPKSIAWVIEINEANYSDLGNVIIKDILGKDTLDRMSQNFEKAYFVPGDTYIGKDSWNPPAGAVSVYPSISGNEYTFTIPNVDKHLKLVIVTSVNQMLDNDFLTFENEAYYYWGTSTDYKFKAKAVKSVGKFGLIKSIRLEVEDPLYPETTVLKDVGAGGFEVDWVLQVKKNTMDSTGSYYIYDTFIHDTSVNADRKYLTTTNGFSIREYGNHSNTTLRSGIDFQKIMPDNKDNRHQRLSDPANPIHDNTAGTDGKVYEIVYSGRVVGYLVEIKLKNGEDNIAKIKGRISDPRTIFSENSSFDSAKVYNYMILTRANERVQEKSAQYTYYPKMLKKDTLTSAAAIRFLNNPNADDVNYDLSSKRGNIVYRDNMVKDATGYNSDTKSIIYRLSVNASGVKDEFGDFGKFVVKDSLKGGFKLTPIIKGSSPADDKYFLIYKGSSDSNLDSSVGIVKAEGNYLSDAQLSANNIVSTPTDVGGNRVGYEFKFDKIDGPYVILFKADMTDKTPTSEFFNEHKVYQNEATMELEGKMETLKLKQFTGSIGTAIDNRIFNKTAQKSQVSREEPVTWIIDYMPLKKYAPGDNTKVRLVDTLDPSKPLQNRDRAVLRKEKGTNNLIFEGDNYKIVKGTFIRDKYESGMTFSAEEEITDGLDQIFTYDSTKGELSINIPDKNSGYRISYKTDFTKNMPRGTEFNNSIDLYEDSTKVNGNRSRGYTVKVSSDAQARAYGTIYDLPYERLFITKTNAEGAKLSGAKFKIKKITTGATSEEEKISEPTDAEGHTKFEELTSGEYLLTEETPPAGYAKGETPYKIKVVELEYGFKTSIAEDYGDKIKLVDNNITVINEPAKEEPNKPGGSGETPGGGENPNPAPPQTPNTEEPKLAPKGDEEPKKPDKPENPKKDKPSDKGGKDKPSDPDEPGPNKDKPSVPTYPLDNTPDPNLPNSPKEIDVIYRDGTPIGRFIKRDREDGKKEYVLKRDGTPLTRFKKINKAELPKTGGVDNIYYYLFGAGFALVSGMISGIMARRRYTVRKRTNNK; this is translated from the coding sequence ATGTGGAAGAGATATAAGTATATGATACTCAGCTTCTTTTTTGTGGTGGGTATTTTTGTGGTGGGAGTGAAACTGCCGGATTTTGTAAGTGCTACAGGGACAGATAAGACTGATAAAGTAAGAGGCTCTCTATCAATGTCCTTTTATAATGGCAGCACCAGATTATATAATGAGAATAGTCAAATTATAGACATGAGTGAAGCAATCCGAGCAGAAATCGAGTTTTATGTAAAATTTAATGGGTCTTCTGATCCAACAGAACATATAGGTGCAGATGACTATGTTGAATTTTTTGTCGGTAATAAGCTTAGGTTTGCAGGAGATGACAGGAGTAAATCAAGTCTTAGTCTCCCTGCATATGACAACGTAACAGGTAAAAAAATCTGTGATGTGACATATACAGTTGACAATACGACTGGTGAGATAAAAGCAAGGTTTGATTTTAAAAACGCTGATCCTGATCTTCTCATAAAAAAAGGGGGTTATGTCAAATCAATATTAAATTTTGAAGTTGATCCTAGTAAAATTGACTTTGTAAATATAACCAATGAGACAGTCCGCTTATACGATAAGAACTATAAAGTATCAGGAGTAAAGAAAGACATAAATCTAGAATATGAAGGTGTACTTGATCCTAAGGAAGGAGTAATCAATTGGACAGCTACTATAGATGCGAAGAACCTAAGTATAGGGCCTAACGCTGCCTTTGACCTTACAGGATATAAAACCGTACTCAAAGTGAATGGAGATTGGAACACTACATATACTCACGGGAGCTTTGTGCCGGGAAGTTTTACGGTTAATGGAGTACCTAAAGCTGATGCTGACATTGCTGTTGTTGCGGCTCAAGCCTACGAGCAATATACGTATTCAATAATAGCAGCGGATCAGGCAGGGGATAAGATAGGTAAATTGGTGATAACCTTTAAGACAAAGGTTGATTTCAATATATCTTCAAGTACTGGTAGGAGTTATGATGGTAATGCGGCTATTTATGAGCCTGATTTTAGAAATGGTATAGATAAGCAATCCAATGTTAATGTTAAAAGGTTTGGTAGTAAATCTAGCGTTGATTTAGAAAGGCCTAAAAGTATAGCTTGGGTTATTGAAATTAATGAGGCAAATTATTCTGACCTGGGTAATGTCATAATTAAGGATATCTTAGGTAAAGATACCCTTGATAGGATGTCGCAGAATTTTGAAAAGGCATACTTTGTACCTGGCGATACATACATCGGAAAAGATTCATGGAATCCGCCTGCCGGTGCAGTTTCGGTATATCCATCTATATCTGGAAATGAGTACACATTTACCATACCTAATGTGGATAAACACTTAAAACTTGTAATTGTAACAAGTGTTAATCAGATGCTTGATAATGACTTTCTTACCTTTGAAAATGAAGCATATTACTACTGGGGAACTTCAACAGATTACAAGTTTAAGGCAAAGGCTGTTAAAAGTGTTGGTAAATTTGGATTAATTAAAAGTATAAGGCTGGAAGTAGAAGATCCATTGTATCCTGAAACAACAGTTTTGAAAGATGTGGGTGCCGGTGGTTTTGAAGTGGATTGGGTTCTGCAAGTTAAGAAGAATACAATGGATAGCACAGGAAGTTATTATATATACGATACTTTTATTCATGACACTTCAGTGAATGCGGATAGAAAATATCTAACCACTACAAATGGTTTTAGTATAAGAGAATATGGAAACCACTCAAATACAACACTTAGAAGTGGAATTGATTTCCAAAAGATAATGCCTGATAACAAAGATAATAGGCATCAGAGGCTTTCTGATCCTGCTAATCCTATCCATGATAATACTGCTGGAACAGATGGTAAAGTATATGAAATAGTTTATTCAGGAAGAGTAGTAGGATACTTAGTTGAGATAAAACTGAAAAATGGTGAGGATAATATCGCAAAAATTAAAGGTAGAATATCTGATCCAAGAACCATATTTAGCGAAAATAGTAGTTTTGATTCTGCTAAAGTTTATAATTATATGATACTTACCAGAGCCAATGAACGGGTGCAGGAAAAAAGTGCGCAGTACACATATTATCCTAAAATGTTAAAAAAAGATACCCTTACAAGTGCAGCTGCAATTAGATTCTTAAACAATCCAAACGCAGATGATGTAAATTATGATCTTTCTAGTAAAAGAGGTAATATTGTTTACAGAGATAATATGGTTAAGGATGCTACCGGATATAACAGTGATACTAAGTCGATTATATATCGCTTAAGTGTCAACGCATCAGGAGTTAAAGATGAATTTGGAGACTTTGGCAAGTTTGTTGTAAAAGACAGTTTGAAGGGTGGATTTAAGCTCACGCCTATTATTAAAGGCAGTTCACCTGCGGATGATAAGTATTTTCTTATATATAAAGGTTCGTCAGATTCTAACCTTGATTCATCAGTAGGGATTGTTAAGGCTGAAGGAAACTATCTATCAGATGCACAGTTAAGTGCTAATAATATAGTATCTACCCCAACGGATGTTGGGGGAAATAGGGTGGGTTATGAGTTTAAGTTTGATAAGATTGATGGCCCTTATGTTATCTTGTTCAAGGCAGATATGACGGATAAAACACCAACCTCTGAGTTTTTTAATGAGCACAAGGTTTATCAAAATGAGGCCACAATGGAACTTGAGGGAAAGATGGAGACTCTGAAGCTTAAACAATTCACTGGAAGTATAGGAACTGCAATTGATAACAGAATTTTTAATAAGACTGCACAAAAAAGTCAAGTATCACGTGAGGAGCCTGTAACGTGGATTATAGACTACATGCCACTTAAGAAGTATGCTCCAGGGGATAATACCAAGGTTAGATTAGTAGATACATTGGATCCGAGCAAGCCATTGCAGAATAGAGACAGAGCTGTGCTAAGAAAGGAAAAGGGAACCAACAACCTTATCTTTGAAGGTGATAATTATAAGATAGTAAAAGGAACATTTATCAGGGATAAGTACGAAAGTGGTATGACTTTTTCGGCAGAGGAAGAGATTACAGATGGTCTTGATCAGATATTTACATATGATTCAACAAAAGGTGAACTTAGTATAAATATTCCTGATAAGAACTCGGGCTATAGGATATCATATAAAACAGATTTTACAAAAAACATGCCTAGAGGAACAGAGTTTAACAATTCAATTGATTTATATGAGGACTCAACAAAAGTAAACGGTAACCGTTCCCGTGGATATACTGTAAAAGTTTCATCTGATGCCCAGGCACGTGCTTATGGAACCATTTATGATTTACCTTATGAAAGACTTTTTATAACGAAAACGAATGCTGAGGGTGCCAAATTGTCCGGAGCAAAGTTTAAGATTAAAAAGATTACAACAGGAGCTACTTCAGAGGAAGAAAAGATTTCTGAACCTACAGACGCTGAAGGACATACAAAGTTTGAAGAGTTGACTTCAGGAGAGTATCTGCTTACAGAGGAGACTCCACCAGCAGGATACGCAAAAGGAGAAACGCCGTATAAGATTAAGGTTGTAGAACTTGAGTATGGCTTTAAGACTAGCATAGCTGAAGATTATGGCGACAAGATAAAACTTGTTGACAATAATATTACAGTAATAAATGAACCGGCCAAGGAGGAACCTAATAAGCCTGGTGGAAGTGGTGAGACCCCAGGCGGTGGCGAAAACCCTAATCCTGCTCCTCCTCAAACTCCAAATACCGAAGAGCCAAAGCTGGCTCCAAAGGGAGATGAAGAGCCTAAGAAACCTGACAAGCCTGAGAATCCTAAAAAGGACAAGCCTTCAGACAAGGGGGGCAAGGATAAGCCTTCTGACCCTGATGAGCCAGGCCCAAATAAGGACAAGCCTTCAGTGCCTACTTATCCTTTAGATAACACTCCTGACCCTAATCTTCCAAACAGCCCAAAGGAGATAGATGTCATTTATCGTGATGGTACTCCTATAGGAAGATTCATAAAGAGAGACAGGGAAGATGGCAAAAAGGAATATGTTCTTAAGAGAGATGGAACTCCTCTAACCAGGTTTAAGAAAATTAATAAGGCAGAGCTTCCAAAGACGGGTGGTGTGGATAATATCTATTACTATCTGTTTGGTGCCGGATTTGCCCTTGTATCAGGAATGATATCAGGGATAATGGCAAGAAGACGCTACACAGTGCGAAAGAGAACTAACAATAAGTAA
- the pulA gene encoding type I pullulanase — protein MSKEARELKDYYLTKEFEDKYNYEGSLGAEVCERGTVIRLWSPIAESVDLRLYDNGSTGEAETIIPMKLCERGVWEYSVNENLSGKYYDFALKIKGKVRISTDPYAKACGVNGKRSMIIDLNTTNPNGWEEDKAPLKGAEDIIYELHVKEFSYDENAGFPENVRGKYKAFTVDNTTLRNEGKLPTGLNYIKELGVSHIQLLPVYDFASVDEAGGKDSFNWGYDPLNYNVPEGSYASDAARGEVRIREFKEMIQAIHKKGLRVIMDVVYNHTFSLDNALQNSMPYYHYRLDAKGELSDGSACGNDIASEMPMTEKYIIDSVLYWCEEYHIDGFRFDLMGLLTVDLMNKVQKALDETYGRGEKLIYGEPWTAAKTYMEKGAKGAVKDNVNLLDENIGIFSDDIRDSIKGHVFYEEVAGFVNGNLKQTDKIEAGLTSFGLSPNHIISYVSCHDNHTLWDKLTITTGDEAERRKQNKLSAAIYMSCQGRVFIYSGEEYLRTKNGEHNTFNMPIGLNKMDWELTEKNKDLVSFYKELIGLRKEMTGLCDKSKTAKENITTFVKEEGLLGVKVANKETSLVKPVYKEALIIFNANKEEKTITLPEGKYKLLINTVKKNNERDDILVSDKIKINGITALFLGKM, from the coding sequence ATGAGTAAGGAAGCAAGAGAATTAAAGGATTATTACTTAACCAAAGAATTTGAAGATAAATACAATTATGAGGGAAGCCTTGGTGCCGAAGTCTGTGAGAGAGGTACTGTTATAAGGCTTTGGTCTCCTATTGCTGAAAGCGTGGACCTTAGGTTATATGACAATGGAAGTACGGGTGAGGCAGAAACCATCATACCTATGAAGCTTTGTGAGAGAGGAGTATGGGAATACTCTGTAAATGAGAACCTGAGTGGGAAATACTATGACTTTGCTCTTAAGATAAAGGGAAAGGTGAGAATTTCCACAGACCCTTATGCGAAAGCCTGTGGAGTAAATGGAAAGAGAAGTATGATAATAGACCTGAACACTACTAATCCTAATGGCTGGGAAGAGGATAAGGCTCCTTTAAAGGGGGCAGAAGACATCATCTATGAACTCCATGTCAAAGAGTTCTCCTATGATGAAAATGCCGGTTTCCCTGAAAATGTAAGAGGAAAGTACAAGGCATTTACAGTGGATAATACTACCCTAAGAAATGAGGGTAAGCTTCCTACGGGGCTTAACTACATAAAAGAGCTTGGTGTGAGTCACATCCAGCTTTTGCCTGTGTATGACTTTGCCTCTGTAGATGAAGCAGGGGGCAAGGATAGCTTCAACTGGGGATACGATCCTCTTAATTATAATGTACCTGAAGGCTCATACGCTAGCGATGCTGCAAGGGGAGAGGTGCGCATCAGGGAATTTAAGGAAATGATACAGGCTATACACAAAAAGGGGCTTAGGGTGATTATGGATGTGGTCTACAATCACACCTTTAGTCTCGATAATGCACTTCAGAACTCAATGCCTTATTACCACTACAGGCTTGATGCAAAAGGTGAGCTATCAGATGGTTCAGCCTGTGGCAATGACATCGCCTCAGAAATGCCTATGACAGAGAAGTACATCATTGATTCTGTGCTTTACTGGTGCGAGGAATACCACATAGACGGCTTTCGCTTTGACTTGATGGGACTCCTCACAGTTGATTTGATGAACAAGGTGCAAAAGGCATTGGATGAGACATACGGACGAGGAGAAAAGCTGATATACGGTGAGCCTTGGACAGCTGCTAAGACCTATATGGAAAAGGGAGCTAAAGGGGCAGTTAAGGACAATGTGAACCTTTTAGACGAGAACATAGGAATATTTTCAGATGATATAAGAGACTCTATAAAGGGGCATGTCTTCTATGAGGAGGTGGCAGGCTTTGTAAACGGCAACCTAAAGCAGACAGACAAGATTGAGGCCGGTCTTACCTCATTTGGCTTGTCACCAAACCACATAATCAGCTATGTATCCTGCCACGATAACCACACGCTTTGGGATAAGCTCACCATTACAACTGGGGATGAGGCTGAGAGGAGGAAGCAGAATAAACTCTCTGCGGCCATATATATGAGCTGTCAGGGAAGAGTCTTCATATACTCAGGTGAAGAGTATCTTAGAACCAAAAATGGAGAGCATAATACCTTCAATATGCCTATAGGGCTAAATAAAATGGACTGGGAGCTTACTGAGAAGAACAAAGACCTGGTGAGCTTTTATAAGGAGCTTATAGGACTTAGAAAGGAAATGACAGGACTTTGCGACAAGTCAAAGACAGCAAAGGAAAATATAACTACATTTGTAAAAGAAGAGGGGCTTCTTGGTGTAAAGGTAGCAAACAAGGAGACAAGCCTTGTTAAACCGGTGTATAAAGAGGCACTTATCATATTCAACGCAAACAAGGAAGAAAAGACGATTACACTGCCTGAAGGGAAATATAAATTGCTTATAAATACTGTTAAGAAAAATAATGAACGAGACGATATATTAGTATCAGATAAGATAAAAATAAACGGGATAACTGCGCTTTTTCTTGGGAAGATGTAG
- a CDS encoding cysteine hydrolase family protein: MRKILLVIDMQNDFIDGSLGSAEAENIVQNVINKIKEYPSENVFATKDTHEANYLSTSEGRHLPVEHCIRGSKGWDIRPEISSLIPSENVYEKGTFGSVKLAEKVAEMAHKEEIAIEMVGLCTDICVVSNALLIKAYLPEIPISVDSSCCAGVTPEKHEAALETMRSCQISVI, encoded by the coding sequence ATGAGAAAAATACTACTCGTAATTGATATGCAAAATGACTTTATTGACGGCTCTCTTGGCAGTGCCGAGGCAGAGAACATAGTTCAAAATGTAATTAACAAGATAAAAGAATATCCCTCTGAGAATGTATTTGCCACAAAGGACACCCACGAGGCCAATTATCTAAGTACCTCTGAAGGAAGGCATCTTCCTGTGGAGCACTGCATCCGTGGCAGTAAAGGATGGGACATAAGACCTGAGATAAGCTCTCTCATCCCTTCCGAAAATGTATACGAAAAGGGTACCTTCGGCTCCGTAAAACTCGCCGAAAAAGTAGCTGAAATGGCGCATAAAGAAGAGATTGCAATTGAAATGGTAGGACTTTGCACAGATATTTGCGTTGTATCAAACGCACTCCTCATCAAGGCTTACCTCCCTGAGATACCTATATCAGTTGATTCTTCCTGCTGTGCCGGGGTTACTCCTGAGAAGCACGAAGCAGCTCTTGAGACAATGAGATCCTGCCAGATAAGTGTGATATAA